The Tripterygium wilfordii isolate XIE 37 chromosome 4, ASM1340144v1, whole genome shotgun sequence genome has a window encoding:
- the LOC119996952 gene encoding uncharacterized protein LOC119996952 — protein sequence MEYFSRQLSIATANPRVNFHSKCCHQRISHLAFADDILLLSRGDVPSVGILYNELRTFGRVSGLSINVAKSSIFFSGISQHCRETLLLLTGFTEGRFPFNYLGVPISPHRLLVSRLELIRSVLQGIEQFWIGIFPLPHQVINKISSICRNFLWTGDISRSKYALVAWKDLCVPKQEGAWVCLTWKLGIWGF from the exons ATGGAGTATTTCTCAAGGCAGCTTAGTATTGCCACTGCTAACCCTAGGGTTAATTTTCACTCGAAGTGCTGCCATCAAAGGATCTCTCATTTGGCTTTTGCTGATGACATTTTACTATTGTCTAGAGGTGATGTCCCTTCTGTTGGTATTTTATACAATGAGCTACGGACTTTTGGCAGAGTTTCAGGCTTATCTATAAACGTAGCAAAATCCTCTATCTTCTTTAGTGGTATCAGTCAACATTGTAGGGAAACCCTACTGCTCCTCACTGGGTTTACTGAGGGGAGGTTCCCCTTCAACTATTTGGGGGTGCCAATAAGTCCTCATAGGCTTCTTGTCA GTAGACTGGAGCTGATCAGGTCTGTCCTTCAAGGAATTGAGCAGTTCTGGATTGGTATCTTCCCTCTACCTCACCAGGTTATTAATAAAATCTCCAGTATTTGTAGGAACTTCTTGTGGACTGGTGATATATCTAGAAGCAAGTATGCTTTGGTTGCTTGGAAGGATCTATGTGTGCCTAAGCAAGAGGGGGCCTGGGTTTGTTTAACTTGGAAGCTAGGAATATGGGGTTTCTAA
- the LOC119997589 gene encoding uncharacterized protein LOC119997589, translating to MLGFPGQFVHLIMQCVETTSSSVPINGNLFGFFQDDILLLVRDDKTFVHILHQQLVNFGNVSGLEINPGKSSIYFGRLSENTKVRILQDTGFSEGSFPFNYLEVPLSPHRFLASQFFPLLHKLEMAIQSWLGKHLSYAGRLELLKSVLQGMVQFWLNIFALPNLVIKQITCLCRNFLWSGNALKRSSAPVAWEKVCLPK from the exons ATGCTGGGGTTTCCAGGACAATTTGTTCATCTTATCATGCAGTGTGTTGAGACAACTTCCTCTTCTGTGCCTATTAATGGGAATTTGTTTGGGTTCTTTCAAG ATGATATTCTTCTGCTTGTAAGGGATGATAAGACTTTTGTGCATATTCTGCATCAGCAATTGGTGAACTTTGGTAATGTTTCTGGTCTGGAAATTAATCCTGGAAAGTCCTCCATTTATTTTGGACGACTCAGTGAGAATACTAAGGTAAGAATCCTTCAAGACACTGGGTTCTCTGAGGGTTCCTTTCCCTTCAATTATTTGGAGGTGCCTCTTAGTCCCCATAGATTTTTGGCAAGTCAGTTCTTTCCACTTCTTCATAAGCTTGAGATGGCTATTCAAAGTTGGCTGGGGAAGCATTTATCTTATGCTGGTAGATTGGAGCTCCTCAAGTCTGTTTTGCAAGGAATGGTTCAATTCTGGCTTAATATTTTTGCCCTGCCAAATCTAGTCATCAAGCAGATAACATGTTTATGCAGGAATTTTCTGTGGAGTGGCAATGCCTTGAAAAGATCCTCTGCCCCTGTTGCTTGGGAAAAGGTCTGCTTACCTAAATAG